In Carya illinoinensis cultivar Pawnee chromosome 7, C.illinoinensisPawnee_v1, whole genome shotgun sequence, the following are encoded in one genomic region:
- the LOC122317070 gene encoding cyclin-H1-1-like isoform X2, which yields MADFQTSTHRAKWIFTPQELVQKYKAANQRAIQALEKYGATLMEVDMDGSLSYPTPPINLKDTADKHSRSKPLNIEEEQYIRVFYENKLQEVCNNFHFPHKIQSLEFDLIVYAPYRSIDGFVDDMEEFCQAKDDQPHMLKALHETARMEVDKIMLTDAPLLFPPGQLALAALRSSNEVHQVVDFERYLRNILSRQSSAHTISELIESLNALDTWARRYQFPSEKDLKHINRKLKSCWGLGSHDESKKRDKKSKHKSKKSSNETQHVASLAES from the exons ATGGCAGATTTCCAGACCTCGACTCATCGCGCTAAGTGGATCTTCACTCCTCAAGAATTG GTTCAAAAATACAAAGCTGCTAATCAAAGAGCAATACAAGCACTAGAGAAG TATGGGGCAACGCTTATGGAAGTAGATATGGATGGGTCTTTGTCATATCCAACACCTCCAATTAACTTGAAAGATACTG CTGACAAGCATTCTCGTTCGAAACCTCTTAATATTGAGGAAGAGCAATATATAAGAGTGTTCTATGAGAATAAACTTCAAGAAGTTTGTAACAACTTCCACTTTCCTCATAAAATTCag AGTTTAGAATTTGATCTTATTGTGTATGCGCCGTATCGCTCGATTGATGGTTTTGTCGATGACATGgag GAATTCTGTCAAGCAAAAGATGACCAACCTCATATGCTGAAG GCATTACATGAAACTGCAAGGATGGAAGTTGACAAAATCATGCTTACTGATGCACCTCTTCTATTCCCTCCCGGGCAG CTGGCGTTGGCTGCTTTGCGTAGTTCAAATGAGGTGCACCAAGTTGTCGACTTTGAGAG ATACCTGAGGAACATTCTCTCTCGCCAGAGTTCTGCACATACCATTTCAGAGCTCATTGAATCACTAAATGCACTAGATACTTGG GCAAGGAGATACCAGTTCCCGTCAGAAAAAGATTTGAAGCACATTAACCGGAAACTGAAATCTTGTTGGGGTCTTGGCTCACACGACGA GAGTAAGAAACGGGATAAGAAATCAAAGCACAAATCAAAGAAGAGTTCAAATGAAACGCAACATGTTGCTTCTCTTGCTGAATC GTAA
- the LOC122317070 gene encoding cyclin-H1-1-like isoform X1, producing the protein MADFQTSTHRAKWIFTPQELVQKYKAANQRAIQALEKYGATLMEVDMDGSLSYPTPPINLKDTADKHSRSKPLNIEEEQYIRVFYENKLQEVCNNFHFPHKIQATALIYFKRFYLQWSVMEHHPKNIMLTCIYAACKIEENHVSAEELGKGISQDHQLILNNEMIVYQSLEFDLIVYAPYRSIDGFVDDMEEFCQAKDDQPHMLKALHETARMEVDKIMLTDAPLLFPPGQLALAALRSSNEVHQVVDFERYLRNILSRQSSAHTISELIESLNALDTWARRYQFPSEKDLKHINRKLKSCWGLGSHDESKKRDKKSKHKSKKSSNETQHVASLAES; encoded by the exons ATGGCAGATTTCCAGACCTCGACTCATCGCGCTAAGTGGATCTTCACTCCTCAAGAATTG GTTCAAAAATACAAAGCTGCTAATCAAAGAGCAATACAAGCACTAGAGAAG TATGGGGCAACGCTTATGGAAGTAGATATGGATGGGTCTTTGTCATATCCAACACCTCCAATTAACTTGAAAGATACTG CTGACAAGCATTCTCGTTCGAAACCTCTTAATATTGAGGAAGAGCAATATATAAGAGTGTTCTATGAGAATAAACTTCAAGAAGTTTGTAACAACTTCCACTTTCCTCATAAAATTCag GCAACTGCTcttatatatttcaaaagattttatcttcaatGGTCAGTCATGgaacatcatcccaaaaacaTCAT GTTAACATGCATTTACGCAGCTTGTAAGatagaagaaaatcatgtttCAGCCGAGGAGCTTGGTAAGGGGATCTCGCAGGATCATCAATTGATTCTCAATAATGAGATGATAGTTTATCAG AGTTTAGAATTTGATCTTATTGTGTATGCGCCGTATCGCTCGATTGATGGTTTTGTCGATGACATGgag GAATTCTGTCAAGCAAAAGATGACCAACCTCATATGCTGAAG GCATTACATGAAACTGCAAGGATGGAAGTTGACAAAATCATGCTTACTGATGCACCTCTTCTATTCCCTCCCGGGCAG CTGGCGTTGGCTGCTTTGCGTAGTTCAAATGAGGTGCACCAAGTTGTCGACTTTGAGAG ATACCTGAGGAACATTCTCTCTCGCCAGAGTTCTGCACATACCATTTCAGAGCTCATTGAATCACTAAATGCACTAGATACTTGG GCAAGGAGATACCAGTTCCCGTCAGAAAAAGATTTGAAGCACATTAACCGGAAACTGAAATCTTGTTGGGGTCTTGGCTCACACGACGA GAGTAAGAAACGGGATAAGAAATCAAAGCACAAATCAAAGAAGAGTTCAAATGAAACGCAACATGTTGCTTCTCTTGCTGAATC GTAA